One region of Chryseobacterium sp. C-71 genomic DNA includes:
- a CDS encoding D-alanine--D-alanine ligase: protein MSKKHVAVVMGGYSDEYKVSLKSGQLIYDSLDRDLYNVYKIVILKDEWYFLDENENKLPINKGDFSVNLNNNETLKFDVCFNIIHGTPGENGILQAYWDAIGQTYTGCDFYQSALTFNKKDTLAVLSKYGIPSAKSVYLRKGEDINVDEIIENLGLPVFVKPNQSGSSLGISKVKDSSELIAATEIAFKEDNEILIESFLDGMEVSVGVIDFKGETIVLGITEIVPQNEFFDYEAKYEGASEEITPARIDAETTKRVEEIAKRAYDSLGMSGFSRSEFILMDGIPYMLEMNTNPGFSPASILPQQAKIYGISIKDLCGNEVEKALQKRN, encoded by the coding sequence ATGAGCAAAAAACACGTTGCCGTAGTAATGGGAGGCTATTCTGACGAATATAAAGTTTCCCTGAAAAGTGGACAATTGATCTATGATTCTTTAGACAGAGATCTTTATAATGTATATAAAATTGTCATTCTCAAGGATGAATGGTATTTTTTAGATGAAAATGAGAACAAACTTCCTATTAATAAAGGAGATTTTTCGGTTAATTTAAATAATAATGAAACTTTAAAATTTGATGTCTGCTTCAACATTATCCACGGAACTCCCGGTGAAAACGGAATTTTGCAGGCGTATTGGGATGCAATCGGACAAACCTATACCGGTTGTGATTTTTACCAAAGCGCTTTAACGTTTAATAAAAAAGATACTTTAGCCGTTTTATCTAAGTATGGAATTCCGTCTGCGAAAAGTGTGTATTTAAGAAAAGGAGAAGATATTAACGTTGATGAAATTATCGAAAATCTTGGACTTCCTGTTTTTGTAAAGCCCAATCAATCTGGTTCTTCATTGGGAATTTCTAAGGTAAAGGATTCTTCTGAATTAATTGCTGCAACAGAAATTGCTTTTAAAGAAGATAATGAAATTTTAATTGAAAGTTTCCTCGACGGTATGGAAGTTTCCGTAGGTGTGATAGATTTCAAAGGCGAAACTATTGTTTTGGGAATTACAGAAATTGTTCCTCAAAATGAGTTTTTCGATTACGAAGCGAAATATGAAGGCGCTTCGGAAGAAATTACTCCGGCAAGAATCGATGCTGAAACCACAAAAAGAGTGGAAGAAATTGCAAAAAGAGCTTACGATTCTTTAGGAATGAGTGGTTTTTCAAGAAGTGAATTTATTTTAATGGATGGCATTCCATATATGCTGGAAATGAATACCAACCCTGGATTTTCTCCGGCAAGTATTCTTCCTCAACAGGCGAAAATCTATGGAATTTCGATTAAAGATCTTTGCGGAAACGAGGTTGAAAAAGCTTTACAAAAAAGAAACTAG
- the coaD gene encoding pantetheine-phosphate adenylyltransferase produces the protein MKIAVFPGSFDPITLGHYDIIERAAALFDKVIIAIGQNSQKKYMFPLEKRMEFIQNSVADFPNVEVDHFEGLTVDYCFEKNAQFILRGLRNPADFEFEKAIAHTNRTLAHKKLETVFLLTSSGKSFISSSIVREIINHGGEYELLVPDAVRVEK, from the coding sequence ATGAAAATTGCTGTTTTCCCGGGGTCTTTTGATCCTATTACATTAGGACATTACGATATTATTGAGAGAGCTGCGGCACTTTTCGACAAAGTGATTATTGCCATCGGACAAAATTCTCAGAAGAAATACATGTTTCCACTTGAAAAAAGAATGGAATTCATCCAAAATTCGGTCGCTGACTTTCCCAACGTCGAAGTAGATCATTTTGAAGGACTTACGGTCGATTACTGTTTCGAAAAAAATGCTCAGTTTATCCTTCGAGGTTTAAGAAATCCTGCAGATTTTGAATTTGAAAAAGCCATCGCTCACACCAATCGCACTTTAGCCCACAAAAAACTCGAAACCGTTTTCTTACTGACCTCATCAGGAAAATCATTCATCAGCAGCAGCATCGTGAGAGAAATTATCAATCATGGCGGCGAATATGAATTATTGGTTCCGGACGCAGTGCGCGTTGAAAAATAA
- a CDS encoding trimeric intracellular cation channel family protein → MHQQFNLIIEILGTISFAMSGSFAAMQKRLDPFGVLIIAFVTSVGGGTVRDLLLDIPVFWMHDLLMCGLILATSIFSMIFKSIEKNFKVTLFIFDSFGLGLFTIIGVQKGLNADIHPLICIGLGTITGCFGGIIRDILLNRIPLIFRKEIYASACIIGGSTFLLLTHFTTLSYTFIQIFTILMIVSVRTLAVKYHWQIPKFYGYESNSEM, encoded by the coding sequence ATGCATCAACAGTTCAATCTCATCATAGAAATTCTCGGAACCATATCCTTTGCGATGTCTGGGAGCTTTGCTGCGATGCAGAAGCGACTTGATCCGTTCGGAGTTTTGATTATTGCCTTCGTTACTTCGGTTGGTGGTGGAACGGTAAGAGATTTACTCTTGGATATTCCGGTTTTTTGGATGCATGATCTTTTGATGTGCGGTCTTATTTTGGCAACGAGTATTTTCTCAATGATCTTTAAATCGATTGAGAAAAATTTCAAAGTCACTTTATTTATTTTCGACAGCTTCGGATTGGGATTATTTACGATTATCGGCGTACAGAAAGGTCTAAATGCAGACATCCATCCTTTGATTTGTATAGGATTAGGAACCATAACGGGCTGTTTTGGAGGAATTATTCGGGATATTTTATTAAATAGAATCCCATTAATTTTTAGAAAAGAAATCTACGCAAGTGCCTGTATTATCGGCGGTTCAACTTTTTTATTACTGACCCATTTTACTACACTTTCTTATACTTTCATTCAGATTTTCACAATTTTAATGATTGTAAGCGTCAGAACCTTAGCCGTGAAATACCATTGGCAGATTCCTAAATTTTATGGATATGAGAGTAATTCTGAAATGTAG
- a CDS encoding DUF2892 domain-containing protein — MNKYIKIVVGALLILGGLYMMIFTRNLGWGIVVFLLAALPIFLFFKNENILLAFWQLRKQDMVKASKFLNNIKDYKTELHKTQYGYYHYLQGLVLAQDHPTKVEPLMKKALEYGLNMKHDRAMATLNLAAGAISKGRRQEGQRLLDEAKALDTAGMMTDQIKMMKDQLKMPTMQKHIHNPHMRNRGKF; from the coding sequence ATGAATAAATACATAAAAATCGTAGTAGGGGCACTTCTTATTTTGGGAGGCTTATATATGATGATTTTCACAAGAAACTTAGGCTGGGGAATCGTGGTTTTCCTTTTGGCTGCTTTGCCAATTTTTCTTTTCTTTAAAAACGAAAATATCCTTTTGGCATTCTGGCAACTGAGAAAACAGGATATGGTAAAAGCGTCAAAGTTTTTAAATAATATTAAAGATTATAAAACAGAGCTTCATAAAACCCAATACGGTTATTACCACTACTTACAAGGTTTGGTTTTGGCTCAGGATCATCCTACGAAAGTTGAGCCTTTGATGAAAAAAGCATTGGAATATGGTCTCAATATGAAGCACGACAGAGCAATGGCTACTTTAAATCTAGCTGCAGGTGCAATTTCTAAAGGAAGAAGACAGGAAGGACAAAGACTTCTGGATGAAGCTAAAGCATTGGATACTGCTGGAATGATGACCGATCAGATCAAAATGATGAAAGATCAGTTGAAAATGCCTACAATGCAGAAGCATATTCACAATCCTCACATGAGAAACAGAGGGAAGTTTTAA
- a CDS encoding dihydrofolate reductase, which yields MTTIVVAMGEKNEIGADNQLLWHLPKDLKHFKDLTSGHPIIMGRKTYESIGKALPNRTNIVISRKKNWFEEGILIVGSIKEAVKFAKKIDENVFIIGGGNIYEQTMEIADKLEVTLVKAELKADTFFPKIDPKIWKLTEEVFHEKDDKNQYDFSFQTYEKIEH from the coding sequence ATGACAACAATAGTGGTGGCAATGGGCGAGAAAAACGAAATTGGTGCTGATAACCAATTGCTTTGGCATCTCCCGAAAGATCTAAAACATTTTAAAGACCTCACATCGGGACACCCGATCATCATGGGAAGAAAAACTTATGAAAGCATCGGGAAAGCACTTCCAAACCGTACCAATATTGTCATTTCTAGAAAGAAAAATTGGTTCGAAGAAGGAATTTTAATTGTAGGAAGCATTAAAGAAGCTGTGAAATTTGCAAAGAAAATCGATGAAAATGTTTTCATCATCGGTGGCGGAAATATCTACGAACAAACCATGGAAATTGCTGATAAGCTTGAAGTTACTTTGGTAAAAGCTGAGTTGAAGGCCGATACTTTTTTTCCAAAAATCGACCCGAAAATCTGGAAGCTAACGGAAGAGGTTTTTCATGAGAAAGATGATAAAAACCAATACGATTTTAGTTTTCAGACGTATGAGAAAATTGAACATTAA
- a CDS encoding LemA family protein: MKNKGCLSAGTIGIALLIIVAVLFFWGKSGYNKFVTQEQNVNTKWSNVETVYQKRANLIPNLERTVKSYSKFEQETLTKVVEARSKATSINIDPTNMTEADMAKFQAAQGELSGALSRLMAVVESYPNLKADQQFINFQREYIAIENSIRSETVYYNKAAEEYNVSIKTFPNNILANFTNFKERPQFKAAAGAEKAPDVFTE, translated from the coding sequence ATGAAAAACAAAGGTTGCCTGAGCGCCGGAACCATCGGTATTGCTCTACTTATTATCGTTGCTGTATTATTTTTCTGGGGAAAAAGCGGATACAATAAATTCGTAACGCAGGAACAAAACGTTAACACAAAATGGTCTAACGTTGAAACTGTCTATCAAAAAAGGGCGAACTTAATTCCTAATTTAGAAAGAACGGTGAAATCTTATTCAAAATTTGAGCAGGAAACACTGACGAAAGTTGTGGAAGCTCGTTCTAAAGCTACATCGATCAACATCGATCCTACAAATATGACTGAAGCTGATATGGCCAAATTCCAAGCAGCACAGGGAGAATTATCTGGTGCACTGAGCCGATTGATGGCAGTTGTTGAGTCTTACCCAAATTTGAAAGCAGATCAACAGTTTATCAATTTCCAGAGAGAATATATTGCGATTGAGAACAGCATTCGTTCAGAAACGGTTTACTACAACAAAGCGGCAGAAGAATACAATGTTTCAATAAAAACATTCCCGAATAATATCTTGGCAAATTTCACCAATTTCAAAGAAAGACCACAGTTTAAAGCAGCTGCAGGAGCTGAAAAAGCACCGGACGTTTTCACAGAATAA
- a CDS encoding TPM domain-containing protein → MSHYLTDQQIASLVEAIQSAEDHSTGEIRVHIDSTTENNNAEIAYEVFNELCKDKTAEKNAVLFHINFEKKYLTIIGDTGIHAKVHQSYWDHLHDFITSEFAKGNYHKALKSAILETGLELKKHFPVTGENHNELPNEITFS, encoded by the coding sequence ATGAGCCATTATCTAACAGATCAACAGATAGCTTCCCTTGTGGAAGCTATTCAGTCGGCAGAAGATCATTCTACCGGAGAAATTCGTGTGCACATTGATTCTACCACCGAAAATAACAATGCAGAGATTGCTTATGAAGTTTTCAACGAATTATGTAAAGATAAAACCGCAGAAAAAAATGCGGTTCTCTTTCATATTAATTTTGAAAAGAAATACCTCACTATTATTGGTGACACTGGCATTCATGCAAAAGTACATCAATCGTATTGGGATCATCTGCACGACTTTATCACTTCAGAATTTGCAAAAGGCAATTATCACAAAGCTTTAAAAAGTGCCATTCTCGAAACCGGTCTCGAACTCAAAAAACATTTTCCGGTAACGGGAGAAAACCACAACGAACTTCCCAATGAGATTACGTTCTCTTAA
- a CDS encoding YgcG family protein — MRLRSLKILFSFVFICLYTIVSAQYTIPEKPAVLYPVYDEGNLLTQQEKTELNNKLIKFADSTSTEIEVIIIPSTKGEDINYLATMFGEQWGIGQKDVDNGIVFLIATQDRTMSIQQGRAVEQYLTASVAGQIIDYIVTPNFKQGKWYEGINGGTTAIMDAVQGKFKPLTNHKKSGDINVSKLLLIGFVIFIILIFLFRNKGGGDDDGDVMISRRGRRNYPGGFFPFPFPGSFGGGGFGGGSSGGGGGFGGFGGGGSFGGGGASGGW, encoded by the coding sequence ATGAGATTACGTTCTCTTAAAATATTATTTTCATTTGTATTCATTTGCTTGTACACTATCGTATCAGCACAATACACTATTCCTGAAAAACCTGCGGTTTTATATCCGGTATATGATGAAGGCAATTTGCTGACGCAGCAGGAAAAAACTGAACTCAACAATAAGCTCATTAAATTTGCAGATTCTACCTCAACGGAAATTGAAGTAATCATCATTCCGTCAACCAAAGGAGAAGACATCAATTATCTCGCAACAATGTTTGGTGAACAATGGGGAATCGGACAAAAAGACGTTGACAACGGGATCGTTTTTTTAATTGCCACGCAAGACAGAACTATGTCAATCCAGCAAGGGCGGGCGGTTGAACAATATCTAACGGCATCAGTTGCCGGACAGATTATAGATTATATTGTGACCCCAAATTTCAAGCAAGGAAAATGGTATGAAGGAATCAATGGCGGAACGACCGCCATTATGGATGCGGTTCAGGGAAAGTTCAAACCATTAACCAATCATAAAAAATCAGGAGATATCAATGTTTCAAAACTCCTCCTTATCGGATTTGTGATCTTCATTATTTTGATCTTCCTTTTCAGAAATAAAGGCGGTGGCGACGATGACGGCGATGTCATGATTAGCCGAAGAGGTCGAAGAAATTATCCTGGCGGATTCTTCCCTTTCCCTTTTCCCGGCAGTTTTGGTGGTGGAGGCTTTGGCGGTGGAAGTTCCGGCGGTGGCGGCGGTTTTGGAGGCTTCGGAGGAGGCGGAAGTTTTGGTGGCGGCGGAGCTTCTGGTGGATGGTAG
- a CDS encoding NTF2 fold immunity protein, with protein sequence MKITYFFLPIVLISFSCSEKKDTNKISDQKPESSNIEIFIENKDSEYAKTELENAKISNEFSPTKVILDPKTAVEISESILFPIYGKENIIKQRPYDVHFIHGYYIIKGTFPEPQIGGTFIIIINSKDGKVIKLTHGE encoded by the coding sequence ATGAAAATAACATATTTTTTTCTACCTATTGTGTTAATTTCTTTTTCATGTTCTGAAAAAAAAGACACAAATAAAATATCAGATCAAAAGCCTGAATCAAGCAACATTGAAATTTTTATAGAAAACAAAGATTCTGAATATGCCAAAACCGAATTAGAAAATGCAAAAATCAGCAATGAATTTTCACCAACAAAAGTAATTCTCGATCCAAAAACAGCAGTAGAAATTTCTGAAAGCATTTTGTTTCCTATTTATGGCAAAGAAAACATCATCAAACAAAGACCTTATGATGTACACTTCATTCATGGATATTATATCATTAAGGGAACTTTTCCAGAACCACAAATTGGCGGAACATTTATAATCATTATCAATTCTAAAGATGGTAAAGTGATAAAACTTACACATGGAGAATAA
- a CDS encoding NAD(P)H-dependent oxidoreductase gives MKKTLAVFAHPYLEHSNSNVELINFYVRHQHFTLRDLYEEYPDFHIAAFRERKRLKNYDRFIFQFPIIWFGMPPLLRLWIDEVFDRNWLNEGEENPLEGKEVYIVVTTGGKERSFSREGTYHYTVEELISGLIVSLKVFKANIKDIIIVYEANKLSKKEIILHKQKFAELLNQ, from the coding sequence ATGAAGAAAACGCTGGCAGTTTTTGCGCACCCTTATCTGGAACACTCAAACTCAAATGTAGAATTGATCAACTTCTACGTTCGTCATCAGCATTTTACCTTACGCGATCTTTACGAAGAATATCCCGATTTTCATATTGCTGCTTTTCGGGAACGAAAAAGGTTGAAAAATTACGACCGTTTTATCTTTCAGTTTCCAATCATCTGGTTCGGAATGCCGCCTTTGCTGAGACTTTGGATTGACGAAGTTTTCGACAGAAACTGGCTCAATGAGGGTGAAGAAAATCCTTTGGAAGGCAAAGAAGTATATATTGTTGTAACTACCGGCGGAAAAGAAAGATCTTTCAGCAGAGAGGGAACGTATCACTATACTGTTGAAGAATTAATCAGCGGTCTTATTGTTTCGTTAAAAGTTTTTAAAGCCAACATCAAAGATATCATTATCGTATATGAAGCCAATAAACTGTCAAAAAAAGAAATTATTTTACACAAACAAAAATTTGCAGAACTTTTAAATCAATAA
- a CDS encoding monovalent cation:proton antiporter-2 (CPA2) family protein has translation MESTLAMNTLLFLGVAIIMVPLARKLGLSSVIGYILGGIIIGPYALKLTGKDVNDIMHASEFGVIMLLFLVGLELEPRKFWEMRKKILGLGMTQMVLTILLLFLIFVTFGWKTDKAIAVAMCFALSSTAIVLQTLQEKNSFKTVAGEASFSTLLFQDIAVIPILAILPLLAHSKVKHNENEVQVLIQKLPEWLQAGTVIMGVVILILLGRYVFVPFLRYVSKAGMTELLTASSLFLVIGVSELMVSIGLSPALGAFLAGVMLANSEFRHELEAQIDPFKGLLLAVFFVSVGSTMNFNVIAADPLFIFSTVFTVLAVKFAVLFAIGKFFKMDNPQSLFYAFALSQVGEFAFVLINYGSDLYLFGEELNAQMMAVTAITMCITPFLLIINDKIITPRFIKGIPDDQSDFNILENNIAQKKIIIVGFGHFGSTVGRLLKANKITATVLDRDSDRVKLLRGYGFKVYYGDATRIPVLRAAGIDDAQILILCLDNSGDNKFIAELVSEQYPDVKIFVRAKNRIDAYSYLNNGIDNIYRETLGTAVDMAVDVLHETGMRKYAARRLGQRFMAIDKASIRKLAKSDDDDEIRLFTTKELLQREEELLAYDNLNFDGKNWEGSSSTAEEDDEEKD, from the coding sequence ATGGAATCTACTTTAGCCATGAATACCCTGCTTTTCCTGGGCGTAGCCATTATTATGGTTCCGCTGGCAAGGAAATTAGGATTAAGCTCTGTCATCGGCTATATTTTAGGTGGAATTATTATCGGTCCATACGCTCTAAAACTGACAGGAAAAGACGTTAACGACATTATGCATGCCAGTGAATTTGGAGTGATTATGCTTTTATTTTTAGTTGGATTAGAATTGGAACCCAGAAAATTCTGGGAAATGCGAAAGAAAATTCTAGGGTTGGGTATGACGCAGATGGTTCTTACCATTCTTTTGCTCTTTCTCATCTTCGTCACTTTCGGATGGAAAACAGACAAAGCCATTGCCGTTGCCATGTGTTTCGCCTTATCGTCGACAGCAATTGTTCTACAGACTTTACAGGAAAAAAACAGTTTCAAAACAGTTGCAGGTGAGGCATCCTTCTCTACCCTTTTATTTCAGGATATTGCGGTGATTCCTATTTTAGCGATTTTGCCTTTGCTTGCGCATTCTAAAGTGAAACATAACGAAAATGAGGTTCAGGTTTTAATACAGAAACTGCCTGAATGGTTGCAGGCTGGAACGGTCATCATGGGCGTGGTTATTTTGATTTTATTGGGAAGATACGTTTTCGTTCCTTTTTTAAGATATGTTTCAAAAGCCGGAATGACAGAATTATTAACAGCTTCTTCCCTATTTCTGGTCATCGGTGTTTCAGAATTAATGGTCTCCATAGGTCTGTCTCCTGCTTTAGGAGCTTTCCTTGCAGGTGTAATGTTGGCAAACAGCGAATTTCGTCATGAATTGGAAGCACAGATTGACCCGTTCAAAGGATTGCTTTTGGCAGTTTTCTTTGTGAGCGTCGGTTCAACGATGAATTTTAATGTTATTGCAGCAGATCCTTTATTTATTTTCTCTACGGTTTTTACCGTTCTTGCTGTAAAATTTGCGGTTCTTTTTGCTATCGGTAAATTTTTCAAAATGGATAATCCTCAAAGCTTATTCTACGCATTCGCACTTTCGCAAGTTGGAGAATTTGCTTTTGTACTGATTAATTATGGTTCAGACCTGTATCTTTTTGGAGAAGAATTAAATGCACAGATGATGGCTGTTACAGCGATCACCATGTGTATCACTCCTTTCTTATTAATTATTAATGATAAAATAATAACGCCAAGATTCATTAAAGGAATTCCTGACGACCAAAGTGATTTTAATATTCTTGAAAACAATATTGCACAAAAGAAAATTATCATCGTTGGTTTTGGGCATTTTGGAAGTACTGTTGGGCGTTTATTGAAAGCCAATAAAATTACTGCAACCGTTCTCGACAGAGATTCTGACCGTGTGAAGTTGTTGCGAGGATATGGTTTTAAAGTATATTACGGTGACGCCACGAGAATTCCTGTATTGAGAGCTGCCGGAATTGATGATGCTCAAATTTTAATTCTCTGTCTTGATAATTCCGGCGATAATAAGTTTATTGCTGAACTCGTGAGCGAACAATATCCTGATGTAAAAATCTTTGTACGTGCAAAAAACAGAATCGATGCCTATTCTTATTTAAATAACGGAATCGACAATATTTACCGTGAAACTTTAGGCACTGCAGTAGATATGGCTGTAGATGTCCTTCACGAAACAGGTATGCGAAAATATGCTGCTCGTCGTCTCGGACAACGCTTCATGGCGATTGATAAAGCCTCTATCAGAAAACTGGCAAAATCTGATGACGATGATGAAATCCGTCTGTTTACAACAAAAGAACTCCTCCAGAGAGAGGAGGAGCTTTTAGCATATGACAACCTTAATTTTGATGGTAAAAACTGGGAAGGTTCTTCATCAACTGCCGAAGAAGACGATGAGGAAAAAGATTAA
- a CDS encoding head GIN domain-containing protein has product MKYPTILLFLGLIVLSACNEKSEKSKWLPDVTNKDHGPLKQKEFSGNFDEIEVSQAIEAEIIKSDVEKVVISAPANIIDEVLVDNSGGELHIHYKTGFRVMNTNNVKAKIYAKDFKKLEANSAGIIIVRDQFTQDKTDVEISSSGHISGKLEANDMDIDAGSSGSFKGNIWAVNLNVEASSAGEVTISGKSKNANLTSSSGSSISAKEVMVENLKADASSGASVEVSASLTVEGSASSGGSVNVYKKGNVTTVKKEESSGGSVSIQ; this is encoded by the coding sequence ATGAAATATCCTACAATTTTACTTTTTTTAGGACTTATTGTTCTTTCAGCATGTAACGAAAAATCTGAAAAATCAAAATGGCTCCCTGATGTCACCAATAAAGATCACGGACCTTTAAAACAAAAAGAATTTAGCGGGAATTTTGACGAAATTGAAGTTTCTCAAGCGATTGAAGCTGAAATTATTAAATCTGATGTTGAAAAAGTAGTGATTTCCGCACCAGCAAACATCATCGATGAGGTTTTGGTTGATAACAGCGGTGGCGAACTTCATATTCATTATAAAACGGGTTTCCGAGTGATGAATACAAATAACGTGAAAGCTAAAATTTATGCTAAAGATTTCAAGAAATTAGAAGCCAATTCTGCAGGGATTATTATAGTGAGAGATCAGTTTACACAAGATAAAACGGATGTTGAAATTTCAAGTTCAGGTCATATATCTGGAAAACTTGAAGCGAATGACATGGATATTGATGCAGGAAGCAGCGGAAGTTTTAAAGGAAATATCTGGGCGGTCAATCTAAATGTTGAAGCTTCTTCGGCTGGGGAAGTAACCATCTCAGGTAAAAGTAAAAATGCTAATCTAACTTCATCATCAGGAAGCAGTATTTCGGCAAAAGAGGTGATGGTAGAAAACCTAAAAGCTGATGCGTCAAGCGGTGCCAGTGTTGAAGTAAGTGCAAGTTTGACAGTTGAAGGATCTGCTTCTTCCGGAGGAAGCGTCAATGTTTATAAAAAAGGAAATGTAACGACCGTGAAAAAAGAAGAAAGCAGCGGTGGAAGTGTTTCTATTCAATAA